A single region of the Drosophila takahashii strain IR98-3 E-12201 chromosome 2R, DtakHiC1v2, whole genome shotgun sequence genome encodes:
- the Balat gene encoding beta-alanine transporter, protein MDFDEVLREVGSFGLYQKVIICSVLLPAALPCAFHAYSQLFIAATPQHFCRVPELEPWARDYVQLIKNLSIPRNRNGAYAECSMYARNYSDIVRNLEYRQPSDLVRQQVEDLLKLQPDTAQVVPCQHGWHYDKSIYSSTVVQEWNLVCDRSFLVTLALVVFGVGGLLGNYVFGYLVDLWGRRPSFYAYLLLEITACAASAFAWNYYTWLGLRFVVGLTVPAILASPYVLAIELVGPERRVFCTIVSNIAYSLGLVVLAGVIYVVRDWRELSLAVSMPLLMLFSCFFVLPESPRWLMAVGKTRRAMKILKVMARVNGVRVNRDFVERLQRKLASSRASEAESSSSTHYGILDLFRGPNMRRKTLIITLIWFANTSVYVGLSYYAPALGGDEIWNFFLAGAVELPTYLLLWPGLSYFGRRWILFISMLVGGVACVATFLYPDITLLLYCVGKMGISSSFVVLPLLASELYPTVVRGLGMSFSSVVAMVGPIVIPMINHMGQQMLVLPLIVMGALLILGGFASLLLPETRNRNLPQTLDEGEAVPLSFLLCCCVESERKPNNIRVNPQRRIIPEGGRPAFHRVDTPVSGRIACKVVCSICNKEMRTL, encoded by the exons ATGGATTTCGACGAGGTGCTGCGGGAGGTGGGCTCCTTCGGGCTCTACCAGAAGGTCATCATTTGCTCGGTGCTACTGCCCGCCGCCCTGCCCTGCGCTTTCCACGCCTATAG TCAGTTGTTCATAGCGGCCACACCGCAGCACTTTTGTCGGGTcccggaattggaaccgtggGCCCGGGACTACGTGCAGCTTATAAAGAACCTGAGCATTCCGCGCAATCGCAATGGGGCCTATGCCGAGTGCTCCATGTACGCGAGGAATTACAGTGATATTGTGCGCAATCTGGAATATCGGCAGCCCTCGGATTTGGTTCGTCAACAGGTCGAGGATTTGCTTAAGTTGCAGCCGGATACAGCTCAGGTGGTGCCATGTCAGCATGGCTGGCACTACGACAAGTCCATATACTCCAGTACAGTGGTTCAGGAG TGGAACCTTGTTTGCGACCGTAGCTTCCTGGTTACCCTGGCTCTCGTGGTCTTCGGCGTGGGCGGACTGCTAGGTAACTATGTATTCGGATATCTGGTAGATCTGTGGGGCAGGCGTCCCTCCTTTTACGCCTACTTGCTGCTTGAGATCACCGCCTGTGCGGCTAGTGCCTTCGCCTGGAACTACTACACCTGGCTGGGACTGCGCTTTGTGGTCGGTCTGACGGTCCCAGCGATCCTGGCCAGTCCCTATGTCCTGGCCATCGAGCTGGTGGGTCCGGAGAGGCGAGTTTTCTGCACCATCGTCTCAAATATCGCCTATTCCTTGGGCCTGGTGGTGCTGGCCGGAGTTATCTACGTGGTCCGCGATTGGCGGGAGCTCAGTTTGGCAGTATCCATGCCCTTGCTGATGCTCTTCTCCTGCTTCTTCGTGTTGCCGGAGTCACCGAGATGGCTGATGGCCGTGGGAAAGACCAGGAGGGCCATGAAAATCCTCAAAGTGATGGCCAGAGTGAATGGAGTGCGTGTGAACCGAGATTTTGTGGAGCGACTGCAGCGGAAATTGGCTAGCTCGAGAGCTTCGGAGGCGGAATCATCTTCGAGTACCCACTACGGAATTCTGGACTTGTTCCGGGGACCCAATATGCGCCGGAAGACCCTGATCATCACGCTCATTTGGTTTGCCAACACGAGTGTCTACGTGGGATTGAGTTACTATGCTCCTGCCCTCGGAGGCGATGAGATCTGGAACTTCTTTCTGGCCGGGGCGGTGGAACTGCCCACGTACCTGCTGCTCTGGCCGGGATTAAGCTACTTCGGAAGGCGCTGGATCCTGTTCATCTCGATGCTGGTGGGCGGAGTGGCCTGCGTGGCCACGTTCCTCTATCCGGACATCACGCTGCTGCTCTACTGCGTCGGCAAGATGGGCATTAGTTCGTCCTTCGTGGTCCTGCCGCTCCTGGCTTCGGAACTGTATCCCACGGTGGTGCGGGGATTGGGCATGAGCTTCAGCTCGGTGGTGGCCATGGTGGGACCCATAGTTATTCCAATGATTAATCATATG GGCCAGCAAATGCTCGTCCTGCCTTTGATTGTGATGGGAGCTCTGCTGATCCTGGGAGGATTTGCCAGCCTGCTGCTGCCGGAGACCCGGAACCGCAATCTTCCCCAGACTCTGGATGAGGGCGAGGCAGTGCCCCTGAGTTTCCTCCTCTGCTGCTGCGTGGAAAGTGAGCGAAAACCCAACAATATTCGGGTGAATCCCCAGAGAAGGATTATTCCGGAGGGCGGAAGACCGGCATTCCATCGCGTGGACACGCCTGTTTCCGGTAGAATTGCCTGCAAGGTGGTTTGTAGCATTTGTAATAAGGAAATGCGTACTCTTTAG
- the Lfg gene encoding protein lifeguard 1 isoform X1, giving the protein MYHYQQGDETGAYTDAEADKSFAFDDQSIRKGFIRKVYLILMCQLLITFGFVSVFTFSKASQEWVQKNPALFWIALAVLIVTMICMACCEGVRRKTPLNFIFLFLFTLAESFLLGMIAGQYEADEVLMAVGITAAVALGLTLFALQTKYDFTMCGGVLVACLVVFIIFGIVAIFIPGKVIGLVYASLGAILFSVYLVYDTQLMLGGNHKYSISPEEYIFAALNLYLDIINIFMYILTIIGLSRS; this is encoded by the exons ATGTATCACTACCAGCAAG GCGATGAAACTGGCGCATATACAGATGCGGAGGCGGACAAGAGCTTTGCCTTCGATGACCAGAGCATCCGGAAGGGATTCATCCGGAAGGTCTACTTGATACTGATG TGCCAATTGCTGATCACTTTTGGTTTCGTTAGTGTGTTTACCTTCTCGAAAGCCTCCCAGGAATGGGTACAAAAAAATCCGGCACTCTTTTGGATAGCtctt gcCGTTCTTATCGTGACCATGATATGCATGGCCTGCTGCGAGGGTGTTCGTCGCAAGACGCCTCTGAACTTCATCTTTCTCTTCCTGTTCACGCTCGCCGAGTCCTTCCTCCTGGGAATGATCGCCGGGCAGTACGAGGCCGATGAGGTCCTGATGGCAGTGGGAATTACGGCAGCCGTGGCCTTGGGTCTCACTTTATTTGCCCTGCAGACCAAGTACGACTTTACCATGTGCGGCGGAGTTCTGGTGGCCTGTCTGGTGGTCTTCATCATTTTCGGAATCGTTGCCATCTTCATTCCTGGCAAGGTGATCGGACTGGTCTATGCCTCCCTCGGAGCGATTCTCTTCTCCGTTTACCTGGTGTACGATACCCAGTTGATGCTGGGTGGCAATCACAAGTACTCCATCAGTCCCGAGGAGTACATCTTTGCCGCTCTGAACCTCTATCTGGATATTATTAACATCTTCATGTACATTCTGACCATCATCGGATTGTCTCGCAGTTAG
- the AspRS gene encoding aspartate--tRNA ligase, cytoplasmic, with protein MVEDKENVANGEQVSKKGAKKLAKAAKKAEQKAETASAVAANNAAGDSAEDHAAGKYGLSEMIQSKDKRSERNFVPVSELSGQVAKGLVWVRGRVHTSRSKGKQCFLILRQQSSTVQCILAVGDVISKQMVKFAGNIPKESIIDIQAKAVAVSSKIESCTEQSLELSVEQIFVISQAKAQLPLQIEDASRPELADDAEGLNIRVNQDTRLDNRVLDLRTPANQAIFRLEAGVCRLFRDILTEKGFTEIHTPKIISAASEGGANVFTVSYFKDSAYLAQSPQLYKQMAIAADFDKVYTVGAVFRAEDSNTHRHLTEFVGLDLEMAFKYHYHEVLHTIGNTFTAIFKGLRDKYAREIESVGQQYKVDAFKFLEPPLILQFADGVAMLREAGVETGDEEDLSTPNEKLLGRLVKAKYDTDFYILDKFPLAIRPFYTMPDPNNPVYSNSYDMFMRGEEILSGAQRIHDPEYLIERAKHHGIDTSKIAAYIESFRYGCPPHAGGGIGMERVVMLYLGLDNIRKTSMFPRDPKRLTP; from the exons ATGGTCGAGGACAAGGAGAACGTGGCCAACGGGGAGCAGGTCTCCAAGAAGGGAGCCAAGAAGCTGGCCAAGGCCGCCAAG AAAGCCGAACAGAAAGCGGAGACGGCCTCTGCCGTGGCTGCCAACAATGCGGCCGGAGATTCTGCCGAGGATCATGCCGCCGGCAAATACGGCCTCTCCGAGATGATCCAATCCAAGGATAAGCGCAGCGAACGCAACTTTGTCCCCGTCTCGGAACTGAGTGGCCAGGTGGCCAAGGGACTCGTCTGGGTGCGCGGACGCGTCCACACGTCGCGATCCAAGGGCAAACAGTGCTTCCTCATCCTGCGCCAGCAGAGCAGCACGGTGCAGTGCATCCTGGCCGTTGGCGATGTCATATCCAAGCAGATGGTCAAGTTCGCGGGCAA TATTCCCAAGGAGAGCATTATCGATATCCAAGCGAAGGCAGTGGCCGTGTCCAGCAAGATTGAATCCTGCACAGAGCAATCGCTGGAGCTGTCCGTCGAACAGATATTCGTGATTTCCCAGGCCAAGGCCCAGCTGCCGTTGCAAATTGAGGATGCCTCGCGTCCCGAGCTCGCCGATGATGCGGAGGGGCTCAATATTCGCGTGAACCAGGACACGCGACTGGACAACCGAGTGCTGGATCTGCGGACTCCGGCGAACCAGGCCATTTTCCGGTTGGAAGCGGGAGTGTGCCGCCTGTTCCGTGATATCCTCACCGAGAAGGGCTTCACCGAGATCCACACGCCCAAGATCATTTCGGCGGCCAGTGAGGGAGGCGCCAACGTGTTCACCGTGAGCTACTTCAAGGATTCGGCCTATCTGGCGCAGTCGCCGCAGCTGTACAAGCAGATGGCTATCGCGGCCGACTTTGACAAAGTCTACACGGTGGGCGCCGTTTTCCGGGCGGAGGATTCGAACACTCATCGGCACTTGACCGAGTTCGTGGGCCTCGACTTGGAGATGGCCTTCAAGTACCATTACCACGAGGTGCTGCACACAATTGGCAACACGTTTACGGCCATTTTCAAGGGACTGCGCGACAAGTACGCCCGCGAGATCGAGTCTGTGGGCCAGCAGTACAAGGTCGACGCCTTTAAGTTCCTGGAGCCGCCGCTAATCCTCCAGTTTGCCGATGGCGTGGCCATGTTGCGCGAGGCCGGCGTGGAGACGGGCGACGAGGAGGATTTGTCGACGCCCAATGAGAAGCTTCTCGGCCGCCTGGTGAAGGCCAAGTACGACACTGATTTCTACATCCTCGACAAGTTCCCCTTGGCGATACGGCCCTTCTACACCATGCCCGATCCGAACAATCCCGTCTACTCCAACTCCTACGATATGTTCATGCGCGGCGAGGAGATCCTGTCCGGGGCGCAGCGTATTCACGACCCAGAGTACTTAATAGAGCGGGCCAAGCACCATGGCATCG atactTCCAAGATTGCGGCGTATATTGAATCCTTCCGCTACGGATGTCCCCCGCATGCTGGCGGTGGTATTGGCATGGAGCGCGTGGTGATGCTGTATCTGGGATTGGACAACATCCGCAAAACCTCCATGTTCCCACGCGACCCCAAACGATTAACGCCTTAA
- the bic gene encoding transcription factor BTF3 homolog 4, with product MNPEKLKKLQAQVRIGGKGTPRRKKKIVHSTPATDDKKLQSSLKKLSVNTIPGIEEVNIIKNDGTVIHFNNPKAQASLPTNTFAITGHGENKTITEMVPGILTQLGPQDINQLKKLATEIANKSGAGGAAGSSAADAGDDDVPDLVENFEEVAIAGTKEEKSGEGAASA from the coding sequence ATGAATCCGGAGAAGCTGAAGAAGTTGCAGGCGCAGGTGCGCATTGGCGGCAAGGGCACCCCCCGCCGCAAGAAGAAGATTGTCCACTCCACGCCCGCCACCGACGACAAGAAGCTGCAGTCGTCGCTGAAGAAGCTGTCGGTGAACACCATTCCCGGCATCGAGGAGGTGAACATCATCAAGAACGATGGCACCGTCATCCACTTCAACAACCCGAAGGCGCAGGCCTCGCTGCCGACGAACACGTTCGCCATCACGGGCCATGGCGAGAACAAGACGATCACCGAGATGGTCCCCGGCATCCTGACGCAACTGGGCCCCCAGGACATCAACCAGCTGAAGAAGCTGGCCACGGAGATTGCCAACAAGAGCGGCGCCGGCGGCGCAGCCGGTTCTTCGGCCGCCGATGCCGGTGACGACGATGTGCCCGATCTGGTCGAGAACTTCGAGGAGGTGGCCATCGCCGGCACAAAGGAGGAGAAGTCCGGTGAGGGGGCGGCCTCCGCTTAG
- the Nmda1 gene encoding protein lifeguard 1 isoform X2, producing MQDPNQQYNYGGGYPPQGGYGGGYPPQGGYPPQGPPQGYPPYAQGGAQPYPQPYGQGPPPGGYAPQPGFIQPPPSAGGYGAYDDPESQPKNFSFDDQSIRRGFIRKVYLILMGQLLVTFGAVALFVFHEGTKNFARRNMWLFWVALGVMLITMLSMACCESVRRQTPTNFIFLGLFTVAQSFLMGVSATKYAPTEVLLAVGITAAVCLALTLFAWQTKYDFTMMGGVLIVCMVVFLIFGIVAMFMKGKIITLVYASIGALLFSVYLIYDTQLMMGGEHKYSISPEEYIFAALNLYLDIINIFMYILTIIGASRD from the exons ATGCAAG ATCCCAACCAACAGTACAACTATGGCGGCGGCTATCCGCCGCAGGGAGGATATGGCGGTGGATATCCGCCTCAGGGAGGCTACCCACCGCAAGGACCGCCGCAGGGCTATCCCCCGTACGCCCAGGGAGGAGCCCAGCCCTATCCACAGCCCTACGGGCAGGGTCCTCCCCCCGGCGGCTATGCCCCCCAGCCGGGATTCATCCAGCCACCACCATCGGCCGGCGGCTATGGGGCCTACGATGATCCGGAGAGCCAGCCCAAGAACTTTTCCTTCGACGACCAGAGCATCCGGCGCGGATTCATACGCAAGGTGTACCTGATTCTGATG gGTCAACTCCTTGTCACCTTTGGAGCTGTTGCCCTGTTTGTGTTTCACGAGGGCACCAAGAACTTTGCCAGGCGGAACATGTGGCTCTTCTGGGTTGCCCTGGGCGTGATGTTAATTACCATGTTGTCCATGGCCTGCTGCGAAAGTGTGCGCCGCCAAACGCCGACAAACTTTATATTCCTGGGACTATTCACAGTAGCTCAATCGTTCTTGATGGGAGTTTCGGCCACCAAATATGCGCCTACCGAG GTTCTCTTGGCGGTGGGCATAACAGCTGCGGTTTGTCTGGCTCTAACACTCTTTGCCTGGCAGACCAAATACGACTTCACTATGATGGGCGGCGTGCTGATCGTCTGCATGGTGGTGTTCTTGATCTTCGGCATTGTGGCCATGTTCATGAAGGGCAAGATCATAACCCTGGTGTACGCTTCGATAGGAGCGCTGCTCTTCTCCGTTTACCTCATCTACGACACCCAGCTGATGATGGGCGGCGAGCACAAGTACTCCATCAGTCCCGAGGAGTACATCTTTGCGGCGCTGAACCTCTACCTGGATATCATCAATATCTTCATGTACATTCTGACTATAATTGGCGCATCGCGCGACTAA
- the Lfg gene encoding protein lifeguard 1 isoform X2, whose product MSSDNHFQYDAEADKSFAFDDQSIRKGFIRKVYLILMCQLLITFGFVSVFTFSKASQEWVQKNPALFWIALAVLIVTMICMACCEGVRRKTPLNFIFLFLFTLAESFLLGMIAGQYEADEVLMAVGITAAVALGLTLFALQTKYDFTMCGGVLVACLVVFIIFGIVAIFIPGKVIGLVYASLGAILFSVYLVYDTQLMLGGNHKYSISPEEYIFAALNLYLDIINIFMYILTIIGLSRS is encoded by the exons ATGAGCAGCGACAACCACTTTCAGTACG ATGCGGAGGCGGACAAGAGCTTTGCCTTCGATGACCAGAGCATCCGGAAGGGATTCATCCGGAAGGTCTACTTGATACTGATG TGCCAATTGCTGATCACTTTTGGTTTCGTTAGTGTGTTTACCTTCTCGAAAGCCTCCCAGGAATGGGTACAAAAAAATCCGGCACTCTTTTGGATAGCtctt gcCGTTCTTATCGTGACCATGATATGCATGGCCTGCTGCGAGGGTGTTCGTCGCAAGACGCCTCTGAACTTCATCTTTCTCTTCCTGTTCACGCTCGCCGAGTCCTTCCTCCTGGGAATGATCGCCGGGCAGTACGAGGCCGATGAGGTCCTGATGGCAGTGGGAATTACGGCAGCCGTGGCCTTGGGTCTCACTTTATTTGCCCTGCAGACCAAGTACGACTTTACCATGTGCGGCGGAGTTCTGGTGGCCTGTCTGGTGGTCTTCATCATTTTCGGAATCGTTGCCATCTTCATTCCTGGCAAGGTGATCGGACTGGTCTATGCCTCCCTCGGAGCGATTCTCTTCTCCGTTTACCTGGTGTACGATACCCAGTTGATGCTGGGTGGCAATCACAAGTACTCCATCAGTCCCGAGGAGTACATCTTTGCCGCTCTGAACCTCTATCTGGATATTATTAACATCTTCATGTACATTCTGACCATCATCGGATTGTCTCGCAGTTAG
- the Nmda1 gene encoding protein lifeguard 1 isoform X1: MSWQSVPQYPQYQDPNQQYNYGGGYPPQGGYGGGYPPQGGYPPQGPPQGYPPYAQGGAQPYPQPYGQGPPPGGYAPQPGFIQPPPSAGGYGAYDDPESQPKNFSFDDQSIRRGFIRKVYLILMGQLLVTFGAVALFVFHEGTKNFARRNMWLFWVALGVMLITMLSMACCESVRRQTPTNFIFLGLFTVAQSFLMGVSATKYAPTEVLLAVGITAAVCLALTLFAWQTKYDFTMMGGVLIVCMVVFLIFGIVAMFMKGKIITLVYASIGALLFSVYLIYDTQLMMGGEHKYSISPEEYIFAALNLYLDIINIFMYILTIIGASRD; this comes from the exons ATGTCCTGGCAAAGTGTTCCCCAGTACCCCCAGTACCAAG ATCCCAACCAACAGTACAACTATGGCGGCGGCTATCCGCCGCAGGGAGGATATGGCGGTGGATATCCGCCTCAGGGAGGCTACCCACCGCAAGGACCGCCGCAGGGCTATCCCCCGTACGCCCAGGGAGGAGCCCAGCCCTATCCACAGCCCTACGGGCAGGGTCCTCCCCCCGGCGGCTATGCCCCCCAGCCGGGATTCATCCAGCCACCACCATCGGCCGGCGGCTATGGGGCCTACGATGATCCGGAGAGCCAGCCCAAGAACTTTTCCTTCGACGACCAGAGCATCCGGCGCGGATTCATACGCAAGGTGTACCTGATTCTGATG gGTCAACTCCTTGTCACCTTTGGAGCTGTTGCCCTGTTTGTGTTTCACGAGGGCACCAAGAACTTTGCCAGGCGGAACATGTGGCTCTTCTGGGTTGCCCTGGGCGTGATGTTAATTACCATGTTGTCCATGGCCTGCTGCGAAAGTGTGCGCCGCCAAACGCCGACAAACTTTATATTCCTGGGACTATTCACAGTAGCTCAATCGTTCTTGATGGGAGTTTCGGCCACCAAATATGCGCCTACCGAG GTTCTCTTGGCGGTGGGCATAACAGCTGCGGTTTGTCTGGCTCTAACACTCTTTGCCTGGCAGACCAAATACGACTTCACTATGATGGGCGGCGTGCTGATCGTCTGCATGGTGGTGTTCTTGATCTTCGGCATTGTGGCCATGTTCATGAAGGGCAAGATCATAACCCTGGTGTACGCTTCGATAGGAGCGCTGCTCTTCTCCGTTTACCTCATCTACGACACCCAGCTGATGATGGGCGGCGAGCACAAGTACTCCATCAGTCCCGAGGAGTACATCTTTGCGGCGCTGAACCTCTACCTGGATATCATCAATATCTTCATGTACATTCTGACTATAATTGGCGCATCGCGCGACTAA